A portion of the Bacteroidales bacterium genome contains these proteins:
- the queG gene encoding tRNA epoxyqueuosine(34) reductase QueG, with the protein MIKAEAKRLGFFACGISKARFLEEEAKHLEDWLKYGKHGSMSYMENYFDKRLDPTLLVSGAKSVISLLYSYYPHELQKQKEAPVISKYAYGEDYHFVLKDKMKILMSYINEEIGEVNGRAFTDSAPVLDKKWAELSGIAWRGKHSNMLTKQTSFFFIGELIIDLELDCDKPMNSYCGTCTLCIDACPTQAITEACVVDGSKCISYFTVELKDAIPEDMKGKFQNRIFGCDICQDVCPHNRKPVFHNEERFLPHPDLLEMSKEEWQEITEDVFKRLFKKSAVKRTKFLGLRRNLDFIK; encoded by the coding sequence ATGATAAAAGCTGAGGCAAAACGTCTCGGCTTTTTTGCATGCGGAATTTCCAAAGCTCGTTTTTTGGAAGAAGAAGCAAAACATCTGGAAGATTGGTTAAAGTACGGGAAACACGGGTCTATGTCATATATGGAAAATTATTTTGATAAAAGGCTTGACCCTACATTATTAGTTTCCGGGGCAAAATCTGTTATATCTTTGTTATATTCCTATTATCCCCATGAGCTGCAAAAACAAAAAGAAGCTCCCGTTATTTCTAAATATGCTTACGGAGAAGATTATCATTTTGTTTTGAAAGATAAAATGAAAATTTTAATGAGTTATATTAATGAAGAAATAGGAGAGGTAAACGGCAGAGCTTTTACCGACAGTGCTCCCGTGCTTGATAAAAAATGGGCAGAGCTTTCCGGTATTGCATGGAGAGGAAAGCATTCAAACATGCTGACCAAACAAACTTCGTTTTTTTTTATCGGAGAACTCATTATTGATCTTGAATTAGATTGTGACAAACCGATGAATTCATATTGCGGTACATGCACATTATGCATTGATGCCTGTCCGACCCAAGCAATAACAGAAGCCTGTGTTGTTGACGGAAGCAAATGTATTTCATATTTTACTGTTGAATTAAAAGATGCCATTCCGGAAGACATGAAAGGCAAGTTTCAAAACCGGATATTCGGATGCGATATTTGCCAAGATGTTTGCCCACATAACCGCAAACCTGTATTTCATAATGAAGAACGCTTTTTACCACACCCTGATTTACTTGAAATGAGCAAAGAAGAATGGCAAGAAATTACGGAAGATGTTTTCAAAAGACTTTTTAAAAAATCAGCAGTGAAAAGAACAAAATTTTTAGGCTTAAGAAGGAATTTAGATTTTATAAAATAA
- a CDS encoding iron-sulfur cluster assembly protein, protein MEKDIMLPEKKILEALKTVYDPEIPVNVYDLGLIYEIDVDDYDNVDITMTLTAPNCPMADSIVRDVKEKVSEIEEINKVTVDMTFDPPWDKTMMSEQAKLELGFL, encoded by the coding sequence ATGGAGAAAGATATAATGCTTCCGGAAAAAAAAATATTAGAAGCATTAAAAACTGTTTACGACCCGGAGATTCCGGTAAATGTTTATGATCTCGGATTAATATATGAAATTGATGTTGACGATTACGATAATGTAGATATTACAATGACCTTAACAGCACCAAATTGTCCGATGGCAGACAGCATAGTGAGAGATGTTAAGGAAAAGGTTTCCGAAATTGAAGAAATAAACAAAGTTACGGTAGATATGACTTTTGATCCGCCTTGGGATAAAACAATGATGTCTGAACAAGCAAAATTAGAACTTGGATTTTTGTAA
- a CDS encoding SufE family protein yields MTIQEVQNEIIEEFSMFEEWMDKYEYIIELGNNLEPYDEKNKTKSNLIQGCQSRVWLNGELENGKIIFTADSDAVITKGIIALLIKVLSNREPKEVMNADLFFIEKVGLKENLSPTRANGLVSMIKNIKTYGIAFNSVLK; encoded by the coding sequence ATGACAATACAAGAAGTTCAAAATGAAATTATTGAAGAGTTCTCCATGTTTGAAGAATGGATGGATAAATATGAATATATTATTGAACTCGGAAATAATCTTGAGCCTTATGATGAAAAAAATAAAACAAAAAGCAATTTAATTCAAGGATGCCAATCCAGAGTATGGCTGAACGGTGAACTCGAAAACGGAAAGATTATTTTTACAGCAGACAGCGATGCCGTTATTACAAAAGGAATTATTGCATTATTAATCAAAGTTTTATCAAACAGAGAACCCAAAGAAGTCATGAATGCAGATTTGTTTTTTATAGAAAAAGTAGGTCTGAAAGAAAATCTGTCTCCTACAAGAGCTAACGGTTTAGTTTCAATGATAAAAAATATAAAAACATACGGGATAGCTTTTAATTCTGTGTTAAAATAA
- the hflX gene encoding GTPase HflX — MTMIEKGKNKQETAVVIGIITQEQSSEQVQEYLNELEFLALTAGAIVKKQFSQKRNFPDSKTFVGSGKFLEIKEYIKKNEIDAAIFDDELSPSQLRNIETELKCKVLDRTNLILDIFASRARTSHAKTQVELAQYEYLLPRLRGMWTHLERQRGGIGMRGPGEKEIETDRRIVRDKIALLKKKLEQIDKQKHVQRKNRGKLVRVALVGYTNVGKSTLMNLISKSSIFAENKLFATLDTTVRKVVIGNLPFLCADTVGFIRKLPHNLVESFKSTLDEVRESDLLLHVVDVSHPNFEEQIDVVNNTLAEIGAGNKKMFNVFNKIDSYTYIKKDEDDLSPETKENYSLDVLKNMWFANENDTVFISAKKKLNINELKEKIYAEVIKIHKIRYPYNDFLY; from the coding sequence ATGACAATGATTGAAAAGGGAAAAAATAAACAAGAAACAGCAGTTGTCATCGGCATTATTACACAAGAGCAATCTTCGGAACAAGTGCAAGAATATCTTAATGAACTGGAATTTCTTGCTCTTACTGCGGGAGCAATTGTAAAAAAACAATTCAGCCAAAAACGTAATTTCCCTGACAGCAAAACATTTGTAGGCTCAGGTAAATTTTTGGAAATAAAAGAATATATTAAAAAGAATGAGATTGATGCTGCTATATTTGACGATGAATTAAGTCCCTCGCAACTTCGCAATATTGAAACAGAACTGAAATGTAAAGTTCTTGACAGAACAAATTTAATACTTGACATTTTTGCAAGCAGAGCAAGAACATCGCACGCAAAAACACAGGTGGAATTAGCACAGTACGAATATTTATTACCGCGTCTTCGAGGTATGTGGACTCATCTCGAACGACAAAGAGGAGGTATAGGAATGAGAGGTCCGGGAGAAAAGGAAATTGAAACAGACCGTCGTATTGTAAGAGATAAAATTGCATTATTAAAAAAGAAACTTGAACAAATAGACAAGCAAAAACACGTACAAAGGAAAAATCGCGGTAAATTAGTAAGAGTTGCTTTGGTTGGTTATACTAATGTGGGAAAATCTACTCTTATGAATTTAATAAGTAAATCTTCAATTTTTGCAGAGAATAAATTATTTGCTACATTAGATACAACCGTAAGAAAGGTAGTAATAGGAAACTTACCCTTCCTTTGTGCAGACACCGTTGGTTTTATTCGTAAATTACCTCATAATTTGGTTGAATCATTTAAGTCAACATTAGACGAAGTCAGGGAATCTGATCTCTTATTACATGTTGTTGATGTTTCTCATCCTAATTTTGAAGAACAAATAGACGTTGTAAACAATACCTTGGCAGAAATTGGTGCCGGAAATAAAAAGATGTTTAACGTTTTTAATAAAATAGATTCATATACATACATAAAAAAGGATGAAGATGACCTCTCTCCTGAAACAAAAGAGAATTATTCATTAGATGTTCTGAAAAATATGTGGTTTGCAAATGAAAATGATACGGTTTTTATTTCTGCCAAGAAAAAGCTGAATATTAATGAATTAAAAGAAAAAATATACGCCGAAGTTATTAAGATTCATAAAATACGTTATCCTTATAACGATTTTTTGTATTAA
- a CDS encoding cysteine desulfurase, producing MFDVEKIKKDFPILDQEIYGKKLVYLDSAATTQKPKQVINEVSKFYSSLNSNIHRGVHYLSIKSTEEYEKSRDTVCKFINAKHTEEIIFTKGTTEAVNLTAYSFGERFVNEGDEILVAKTEHHSNIVPWQMLCYRKNAVLKVIPADEKGELKINEYKKLLNPKTKLVAVAHIANSTGVINPIKEIIDAAHNNGTYVLIDGAQAVQHKQVDVQSLDCDFYAFSGHKMFAETGIGVLYGKKEILEDIPPYQGGGDMIKTVSFEKTEYADLPYKFEAGTSNYVGAISIAKAIEYMQSVGLDEIETYEKKLLKYATDKLLSINKIKIYGQTEKKISAISFLLNGIHHYDTGMILDKLGIAVRTGTHCAEPTMKHFGIDGTVRASFAMYNTKEDIDKLYEGLIRVKKMFA from the coding sequence AACTTGTATATCTTGACAGTGCTGCAACAACACAAAAGCCGAAACAAGTTATAAATGAAGTAAGTAAATTTTATTCATCCTTAAATTCTAATATACACAGAGGTGTTCATTATTTAAGTATTAAATCTACGGAAGAGTACGAAAAATCCAGAGATACTGTTTGCAAATTTATTAATGCAAAACATACAGAAGAAATAATTTTTACAAAAGGTACAACTGAAGCTGTTAATCTGACAGCATATTCTTTCGGAGAACGATTTGTAAATGAAGGAGATGAAATACTTGTTGCAAAAACAGAACATCATTCAAATATTGTTCCGTGGCAAATGCTGTGCTATCGTAAGAATGCAGTATTAAAAGTTATTCCGGCTGACGAAAAAGGGGAATTAAAAATTAATGAATATAAAAAACTTTTAAACCCAAAAACAAAGTTGGTTGCTGTTGCTCATATTGCAAATTCAACAGGAGTTATAAATCCGATTAAAGAAATTATTGATGCAGCCCATAATAACGGAACTTATGTTCTGATAGACGGAGCACAAGCCGTACAACATAAACAAGTTGATGTTCAAAGTTTGGATTGTGATTTTTATGCATTTTCCGGTCATAAAATGTTTGCTGAAACAGGAATAGGTGTGCTGTACGGTAAAAAAGAAATATTGGAAGATATTCCGCCTTATCAAGGTGGAGGAGATATGATTAAAACTGTTTCTTTTGAAAAAACTGAATATGCAGATTTGCCGTATAAGTTTGAAGCCGGTACTTCTAACTATGTTGGTGCAATTAGTATTGCAAAAGCAATTGAATATATGCAATCTGTTGGTTTAGATGAAATTGAAACGTATGAAAAAAAATTATTAAAATATGCAACAGATAAATTGCTGTCAATTAATAAAATCAAAATATACGGACAAACTGAAAAGAAAATTTCGGCAATTTCTTTTTTATTAAACGGAATACATCATTACGACACAGGTATGATTCTTGACAAACTCGGTATAGCAGTCAGAACCGGAACACATTGTGCCGAACCTACAATGAAACATTTTGGTATTGACGGTACGGTTAGAGCAAGTTTTGCAATGTATAATACAAAAGAAGATATTGATAAATTATATGAAGGTTTGATAAGAGTAAAAAAGATGTTTGCATAA
- a CDS encoding CPBP family intramembrane metalloprotease — MKNIPDWKEIDLDLYIYVFIVTVAFSAYYFLSNSDTLKKRFIQKTGIEKIKIYWVLFEKLLGFLFFGVIPLTFVLVVFNESLLTCGISAENFQISLYWIIGLSPILILLSYFNSKKKDNLNRYPQIRTSKWSLQLLVISALSWILYLLAYEFMFRGFLLFVSERNLGFWAAIILNIVVYSLAHIPKGIKETVGAIPFGFVLCIITLQTGNIFATFVLHAVLALSNEWFSLKANSEMSFIKKC; from the coding sequence ATGAAAAACATACCTGATTGGAAAGAGATTGATCTTGATTTATATATATATGTTTTTATTGTAACAGTTGCTTTTTCAGCTTATTATTTCCTTTCAAATTCCGACACTTTAAAAAAAAGGTTTATTCAAAAAACCGGTATTGAAAAAATAAAAATTTATTGGGTTTTGTTTGAAAAATTGTTGGGCTTTTTATTTTTCGGTGTAATTCCCTTAACTTTCGTTCTTGTTGTTTTTAATGAAAGTTTACTGACCTGCGGTATTTCTGCTGAAAATTTTCAAATTTCATTATATTGGATTATTGGGCTTTCACCAATACTGATATTATTGAGTTATTTCAATTCTAAAAAGAAAGATAATCTTAACAGATATCCGCAGATCAGAACTTCAAAATGGAGTTTGCAACTGCTTGTTATCAGTGCTTTAAGTTGGATACTTTATCTGTTGGCATATGAATTTATGTTTAGAGGATTTCTTTTGTTTGTTTCAGAAAGGAATTTGGGTTTTTGGGCTGCAATTATTTTAAATATTGTTGTTTATTCATTGGCACATATTCCGAAAGGAATTAAAGAAACTGTTGGAGCAATACCTTTTGGTTTTGTGTTATGCATCATAACTTTACAAACAGGAAATATTTTTGCAACTTTTGTTTTACATGCTGTACTTGCGTTATCAAATGAATGGTTTTCTTTAAAAGCAAATTCTGAAATGAGCTTTATTAAAAAGTGCTGA
- a CDS encoding AI-2E family transporter has protein sequence MKNKFNFSLQDIFFFLILISLTIAFYNILKPFIGDAFLSLMLVILFKKPFRWLRKKFKDNTKKAAGVTTVMVVVVIVIPVMFIGLIVANEVGDNYSKLEDQWPAIKEQLTEEKIKDQFSGIPYVEDYVNDVKWEDVEKKVDEIIGTLTEFAVSLLQRTFTGLAYFIIHVFIILFLLYFMFADGDYLIKRLQYLIPLKDKDEDEMMFNIEKVTDGIVINSFLLGIIEGTYGGILFAILGVPSPVFWGILMAGLSIIPLVGTNSILVPAAIIHFLIGDYVTGAIILGAGTGVVLINQNLIRPKLDAKKSGMHTAMALIASLGGLMWLGVIGFLAGPLLTAMFLVIWDQYGKKYKEKLEILNKGEE, from the coding sequence ATGAAGAATAAATTCAACTTTTCTCTTCAAGATATTTTTTTCTTCTTGATCCTGATTTCATTAACTATAGCCTTTTATAATATTTTAAAACCTTTTATAGGAGATGCTTTTTTGTCATTGATGTTAGTTATTCTTTTTAAAAAACCTTTTCGTTGGCTCAGAAAAAAATTTAAAGATAATACAAAAAAAGCTGCAGGTGTAACAACGGTAATGGTTGTTGTTGTGATAGTTATCCCTGTAATGTTTATCGGATTAATTGTAGCAAATGAAGTCGGAGATAATTATTCAAAATTAGAAGATCAATGGCCGGCAATAAAAGAACAATTAACTGAAGAAAAAATAAAAGATCAGTTTTCAGGAATTCCTTATGTTGAAGATTATGTAAATGATGTAAAGTGGGAAGATGTTGAAAAAAAGGTTGATGAAATTATTGGTACCCTTACTGAATTTGCTGTATCCTTACTTCAAAGAACTTTTACCGGCTTGGCATATTTTATCATACATGTTTTTATTATTCTGTTTCTGCTCTATTTTATGTTTGCTGACGGAGATTATCTCATAAAACGCTTACAATACCTCATTCCGTTGAAAGATAAAGATGAAGATGAAATGATGTTTAATATTGAAAAAGTTACAGACGGAATTGTCATAAATTCATTTTTGCTTGGTATTATTGAAGGAACATACGGCGGTATTTTATTTGCAATTTTGGGTGTTCCTTCTCCTGTCTTCTGGGGCATTCTAATGGCAGGTTTGTCAATTATTCCTCTGGTTGGAACGAACAGCATTTTGGTTCCTGCTGCAATTATTCATTTTTTAATAGGCGATTATGTAACAGGTGCAATAATTCTCGGTGCCGGTACGGGAGTGGTCTTGATTAATCAAAATTTAATACGTCCGAAATTAGATGCTAAAAAAAGCGGAATGCATACTGCTATGGCGCTAATCGCAAGTTTGGGCGGGTTAATGTGGTTGGGTGTAATCGGATTTCTTGCAGGACCGTTGCTGACAGCCATGTTTTTGGTAATTTGGGATCAATACGGTAAAAAGTACAAAGAAAAGTTAGAAATTTTAAATAAGGGAGAAGAGTAA
- a CDS encoding energy transducer TonB has protein sequence MEIKKNPKANLEKYKLLFLAISLVISLGALVSAFQHSSSSQGSDFSLDQNIEEEELMEITRQDMQEPEPEQPQEQQQQQTIEIIEIVDNSQDIDEDTEFDFEFDEDEEIDLEETEEEPEDKIFIYVKNMPVFPGGKLALRRYVADHVVYPAVARENGIEGTVFLRFEVTKSGKIGKVELQKGVDPLLDDEAIRVIKELPKFKPGEQNGKKVNVWYSIPVTFKLN, from the coding sequence ATGGAAATCAAGAAAAATCCCAAAGCAAATCTGGAAAAATACAAATTATTATTTCTGGCAATCAGTTTAGTTATCAGTTTAGGAGCATTAGTGTCTGCTTTTCAACATTCATCATCTTCACAAGGTTCTGACTTTAGTTTGGATCAAAATATTGAAGAAGAAGAGTTGATGGAGATCACACGCCAAGATATGCAAGAACCGGAACCGGAACAACCTCAAGAACAACAGCAACAACAAACAATTGAGATCATTGAGATTGTTGACAACAGCCAAGATATTGATGAAGATACAGAATTCGATTTTGAATTTGACGAAGATGAAGAAATTGACCTTGAAGAAACAGAAGAAGAACCGGAAGATAAAATCTTTATCTATGTTAAGAATATGCCGGTATTTCCCGGCGGTAAATTAGCATTAAGACGATATGTTGCAGACCACGTAGTATATCCTGCAGTAGCAAGAGAAAACGGAATTGAAGGAACTGTATTTTTACGTTTTGAAGTTACAAAAAGCGGTAAAATCGGCAAAGTAGAATTACAAAAAGGTGTAGATCCTTTATTAGATGATGAAGCAATAAGAGTTATTAAAGAACTCCCGAAATTTAAACCCGGAGAGCAAAACGGAAAAAAAGTAAATGTTTGGTATTCAATTCCTGTTACATTTAAATTAAATTAA